One region of Gemmatimonadales bacterium genomic DNA includes:
- a CDS encoding PadR family transcriptional regulator has product MAGESADLLQGTLGVLILRALLGGRTHGYGVARWIEQSTGDVLRIEEGSLYPALRRLEDRRLVKSEWGVSENNRRARFYSITTAGRRHLTSESVQWLKFAGAVTAVLRTVPGVA; this is encoded by the coding sequence ATGGCCGGCGAATCGGCGGATCTGCTGCAGGGAACACTCGGCGTCCTGATCCTGCGCGCCCTGCTTGGCGGGCGCACGCACGGCTATGGCGTGGCACGATGGATCGAGCAGTCGACCGGCGATGTTCTCCGCATCGAGGAGGGATCGCTCTATCCGGCGCTCCGCCGCCTCGAGGACCGCCGGCTCGTGAAGTCGGAATGGGGAGTCTCCGAGAACAACCGCCGCGCCCGCTTCTACTCGATCACCACCGCCGGTCGCCGTCACCTCACCAGTGAGTCGGTGCAATGGCTCAAGTTCGCCGGGGCGGTCACCGCGGTCCTTCGCACCGTCCCGGGTGTCGCATGA
- a CDS encoding PadR family transcriptional regulator gives MLDADGGLLRGTLDLLILKALAAGPRHGYAVAEWIHTVTDGDLLVEEGPLYTALHRLERRGWLVSEWGYSDNNRKAKYYHLSRTGRIELRGELSRWERYTRAVAKAIAAPAPQAS, from the coding sequence ATGCTCGATGCCGATGGCGGATTGCTCCGCGGGACACTCGATCTTCTCATCCTCAAGGCGCTGGCCGCGGGACCGCGGCACGGCTACGCGGTCGCGGAGTGGATCCACACCGTCACTGACGGCGATCTGCTGGTCGAGGAAGGTCCGCTCTACACCGCATTGCACCGGCTCGAGCGCCGCGGCTGGCTCGTCTCGGAATGGGGCTACTCCGACAACAATCGCAAGGCGAAGTATTACCACCTGAGCCGGACCGGACGGATCGAACTCCGCGGTGAACTCTCCCGGTGGGAGCGGTACACCCGGGCGGTCGCCAAGGCGATCGCGGCACCGGCACCGCAGGCGAGCTGA
- a CDS encoding peroxiredoxin, translating into MPLTIGDTAPNFDAETTQGRINFYDWLGDSWGVLFSHPKDFTPVCTTELGYMAKLESEFARRGVKIMALSVDPVSNHAKWSLDIADTQGTAPNYPMIGDSDLAVSKLYGMLPASTPGVSEGRTAADNQAVRCVFIVGPDRKIKLVIIYPMATGRNFDEILRVIDSLQLTARHKVSTPAQWTQGGDVIIGGGVTDDEARKIYPKGWSAPRPYLRIVAQPAA; encoded by the coding sequence ATGCCGCTCACGATTGGTGACACCGCCCCGAACTTCGATGCCGAGACGACCCAGGGCCGCATCAACTTCTACGACTGGCTCGGCGATTCGTGGGGGGTGCTCTTCTCGCATCCCAAGGACTTCACGCCGGTGTGCACCACCGAACTCGGGTACATGGCGAAGCTCGAGTCCGAGTTCGCCCGCCGCGGCGTCAAGATCATGGCGCTCAGCGTCGATCCGGTCTCGAACCACGCCAAGTGGTCGCTCGACATCGCCGATACGCAGGGGACGGCGCCCAACTATCCGATGATCGGCGATTCGGATCTCGCCGTGTCGAAGCTCTACGGCATGCTGCCGGCTTCAACTCCCGGCGTCAGCGAAGGACGGACGGCGGCGGACAATCAGGCAGTCCGCTGCGTGTTCATCGTCGGACCGGACCGGAAGATCAAGCTGGTGATCATCTATCCGATGGCGACCGGCCGGAACTTCGACGAAATCCTGCGGGTGATCGACTCGCTGCAGCTCACCGCGCGGCACAAGGTGTCGACGCCGGCGCAGTGGACCCAGGGGGGCGACGTCATCATCGGCGGGGGCGTGACCGACGACGAGGCGCGCAAGATTTATCCGAAGGGATGGAGCGCACCGCGGCCGTATCTCAGGATCGTGGCACAGCCGGCGGCGTAA
- a CDS encoding ABC transporter permease, with product MTRIRYAEEFRQDTVFALRALRRNPAFAVIAICTLALGIGANTAIFTLIDAVLLRPIPVHAPEQLVSLGKTSRINSMSNGTPQADLYSYPLYRDLRHNPLVSGMLASGRTDRLDVRVDSGVAGLEHPAGRFVSGNYFQVLGVPAAKGRVFGPVEDSVAGASPVAVISDRYWERRFARAPDVVGRTIVVDNIALTIIGVSAPGFAGEIVDKPTDIWIPITMQPLLQPHIPLFDDRHVSWLLLIGRVAPGGSVAHAIAGLPPLVHQALVEHVQPPDNAAAMQRQSIPVQRGANGFSRMRTVYGTPLFTMLAAVGLLLFIICANVGNLLLARAIARTSEFHVRLAMGAGRGRLLRQLMTESVVLASLAAAAGLGTAWVAGRLLVSLVAGDQTPLAISLDLRVLMFTLGLSVLAVLLFGLLPATRSVRLDLAAGLRARGTVGRLGARGERFPAGKMMIAGQIALSLVLLMGAALLVQSLRNLEHTGTGIDRDHLLMLSVDSRSRGYSGEALTELTRTLTARLSAIPGIRAVTYSENGIFSGIESATAPMIPGWSGKTRDDSLSASDQVGPNYVSALGAHLIEGRDFSSQEAALHGHRTALVNQPFARFYFGSTDPVGRSFKIDDTTSFEVVGVIGDIRDHTLDGDVPRRFYTSYDQQLNGVPADVNFAIRTSGDPARLVAAVRAAVVAQDPLLPIEDALPLAVSMSDSIAQQRLLAQVTAGFGILALLLAAIGLYGIMTYTVTRRTGEIGLRIALGARPGAMIVMVVREALILVAVGTLASVPLVWVTSRLLTGELHGISASDWRSALGALAVLTGSAVVAAMVPAWKAARIPALAALSK from the coding sequence ATGACGCGCATTCGCTACGCCGAGGAGTTCAGGCAGGACACGGTCTTCGCGCTGCGCGCCCTGCGGCGGAATCCGGCGTTCGCCGTCATCGCGATCTGCACCCTTGCTCTCGGCATCGGAGCGAACACCGCGATCTTCACGTTGATCGATGCCGTGCTGTTGCGTCCGATTCCGGTGCACGCACCCGAGCAGCTGGTGTCGCTGGGGAAGACGTCGCGGATCAATTCGATGTCGAACGGCACGCCACAGGCAGACCTCTACTCGTATCCGCTCTATCGAGACCTTCGTCACAATCCGCTGGTCTCGGGGATGCTCGCCTCCGGGCGGACAGACCGTCTGGATGTGCGGGTCGATTCGGGCGTTGCGGGACTCGAGCATCCCGCAGGACGGTTCGTTTCGGGCAACTACTTCCAGGTGCTCGGCGTTCCCGCCGCGAAGGGGCGCGTCTTCGGTCCGGTGGAGGACAGCGTCGCCGGTGCGTCACCGGTCGCGGTCATCAGCGATCGATACTGGGAGCGTCGCTTCGCCCGTGCACCCGATGTCGTCGGCCGCACCATCGTCGTCGACAACATCGCGCTCACGATCATCGGCGTGTCGGCGCCGGGCTTCGCGGGGGAAATCGTGGACAAGCCCACCGACATCTGGATTCCGATCACGATGCAGCCGTTGCTGCAGCCGCACATTCCGCTCTTCGATGATCGCCACGTCAGCTGGCTGCTCCTGATCGGCAGGGTGGCGCCGGGAGGCTCGGTCGCTCATGCGATCGCCGGGCTTCCGCCGCTGGTGCATCAGGCGCTCGTCGAGCACGTGCAGCCGCCCGACAACGCCGCCGCGATGCAGCGCCAATCCATTCCGGTCCAGCGTGGCGCCAACGGATTCTCGCGGATGCGGACGGTATACGGGACGCCGCTCTTCACCATGCTGGCCGCAGTGGGGCTGCTGCTGTTCATCATCTGTGCCAATGTCGGGAATCTGCTGCTCGCGCGCGCCATCGCCCGCACATCGGAGTTCCATGTGCGGCTGGCGATGGGTGCGGGACGAGGCCGGCTCCTCCGCCAGCTGATGACCGAGAGCGTGGTCCTCGCGTCGCTTGCTGCCGCGGCCGGGCTCGGCACGGCGTGGGTTGCCGGACGCCTGCTGGTGTCGCTGGTCGCAGGAGATCAGACTCCGCTGGCGATCTCGCTCGACCTGCGCGTGCTGATGTTTACGCTCGGGCTCTCCGTGCTGGCCGTATTGCTCTTCGGTCTGTTGCCAGCCACGCGGTCGGTGCGGCTCGATCTCGCGGCCGGACTGCGTGCGCGCGGCACCGTAGGGAGGCTGGGCGCCAGGGGCGAGCGCTTTCCCGCGGGGAAGATGATGATCGCCGGGCAGATCGCGCTCTCGCTCGTCCTCCTGATGGGCGCCGCGCTCCTGGTGCAGAGCCTGCGCAATCTCGAGCACACCGGGACCGGCATCGACCGGGATCATCTCCTGATGCTCTCCGTCGATTCGCGGTCGCGCGGCTACTCGGGGGAAGCGCTCACCGAGTTGACGCGAACGCTGACCGCCCGCCTCTCTGCGATTCCGGGGATCCGCGCCGTGACGTACTCCGAGAACGGGATCTTCAGCGGCATCGAGTCGGCCACTGCACCGATGATTCCAGGATGGAGCGGCAAGACTCGGGACGATAGCCTGTCGGCGTCCGACCAGGTCGGGCCCAACTACGTCAGCGCGCTCGGTGCGCACCTCATTGAAGGTCGCGACTTCTCCAGCCAGGAGGCCGCGCTTCATGGGCATCGCACCGCGCTCGTCAATCAGCCCTTCGCGCGGTTCTATTTCGGTTCGACTGATCCGGTCGGGCGTTCGTTCAAGATTGACGACACCACGTCGTTCGAGGTGGTCGGCGTGATCGGCGACATCAGGGATCACACCCTCGATGGTGACGTGCCGCGCCGGTTCTATACGTCGTACGATCAGCAGCTCAACGGGGTCCCCGCCGACGTCAATTTCGCAATCCGCACATCGGGCGATCCGGCGCGTCTCGTCGCCGCGGTTCGTGCGGCAGTGGTCGCGCAGGATCCTCTCCTCCCGATCGAAGACGCGCTCCCCCTCGCCGTGTCGATGAGTGATTCGATTGCGCAGCAGCGGCTGCTCGCCCAGGTCACGGCGGGTTTCGGCATCCTGGCGCTCCTGCTCGCGGCGATCGGTCTGTACGGCATCATGACGTACACGGTAACCCGCCGCACCGGCGAAATCGGGCTACGCATTGCCCTGGGTGCCCGTCCCGGCGCCATGATCGTGATGGTGGTCCGGGAGGCGCTGATCCTTGTCGCGGTGGGAACGCTCGCGAGTGTCCCGCTGGTGTGGGTGACGAGCCGGCTGCTCACGGGCGAGCTCCACGGCATCAGCGCGTCCGACTGGCGCTCTGCGCTCGGCGCGCTGGCGGTTCTTACCGGTTCCGCGGTTGTCGCGGCGATGGTCCCCGCGTGGAAGGCCGCCCGGATTCCGGCGCTCGCGGCCCTCTCCAAGTAG
- a CDS encoding M1 family metallopeptidase, whose amino-acid sequence MPATAQRLRTFTHADSLRGSTAAPDRTWWDVTYYDLQVAIHPADSTIAGRNTITYRVIRPSQEMQIDLMAPLVLDSVTQGGQPLAIRHDGDAHFVTLTTPQRTGERYAVTAWYHGRPKTLPNDGFHWASDSLKRPWLMTVDQGVGSSIWWPLKDSWADEPDSQRIAITVPDPLIQVASGRLRSTTHHSDGTTTYEYVASQPINAYAVNVTAGNYAHIGETYVGERGPLTLDFYPLDYHLAAARKQFLQVRTMLQCYEHWFGPYPWYQDGYKLIEAPTTGMEHQTAITYGNNYANGYRGRDVSGTGLGMGWDYIIVHESAHEWFGNSITARDQRDMWIQEGFASYAEALFTECLYGKAAGEDYIVGDRRGIRNDAPIELPQSGVGSPGSGDMYPKGASMLHTIRQLVNNDEKWRGILRGLSRTFYHQVVSGPQVEAYIGAHAGIKLDKVFDQYLRTTKVPTLEYRIGDGRLSYRWTDVVPGFAMPVRVRPGAGAAYALIKPTEKWQTVKTTLPDGGDIVIDRNFYVKSRKATTP is encoded by the coding sequence ATGCCCGCGACTGCCCAGCGGCTCCGCACCTTCACCCACGCCGATTCGCTGCGCGGATCGACGGCGGCTCCGGATCGTACGTGGTGGGATGTCACCTACTATGATCTTCAGGTCGCGATCCATCCTGCCGACAGCACCATCGCCGGGCGGAACACGATCACCTACCGCGTCATCCGGCCGTCGCAGGAGATGCAGATCGATCTCATGGCGCCGCTGGTGCTCGACAGCGTGACGCAGGGTGGGCAGCCGCTCGCGATCCGCCACGACGGCGACGCGCACTTCGTCACGCTCACCACGCCGCAACGCACCGGGGAGCGGTACGCGGTCACCGCGTGGTATCACGGCCGGCCGAAGACGCTGCCCAACGACGGATTCCACTGGGCGAGCGATTCGCTCAAGCGGCCGTGGCTGATGACCGTCGATCAGGGGGTCGGCTCGTCGATCTGGTGGCCGCTCAAGGACAGCTGGGCCGACGAGCCGGACAGCCAGCGCATCGCGATCACCGTACCGGACCCGCTGATCCAGGTCGCATCGGGGCGGCTGCGCAGCACGACGCATCACAGTGACGGCACGACCACGTACGAATACGTCGCGAGCCAGCCGATCAACGCCTACGCCGTCAACGTGACCGCGGGGAACTACGCGCACATCGGCGAGACGTACGTCGGCGAGCGGGGGCCGCTGACACTCGACTTCTATCCGCTCGACTATCACCTCGCCGCTGCCCGGAAGCAGTTTCTCCAGGTGCGCACCATGCTCCAGTGCTACGAACACTGGTTCGGGCCGTATCCGTGGTATCAGGACGGCTACAAGCTGATCGAAGCTCCCACGACCGGAATGGAACACCAGACCGCGATCACCTACGGAAACAACTACGCCAACGGCTATCGCGGCCGCGACGTCTCCGGCACCGGCCTCGGCATGGGATGGGACTACATCATCGTCCACGAGAGCGCGCATGAATGGTTCGGCAACAGCATCACGGCACGCGACCAGCGCGACATGTGGATCCAGGAGGGCTTCGCGAGTTACGCCGAAGCGCTCTTTACCGAGTGCCTCTACGGCAAGGCGGCGGGAGAGGATTACATCGTCGGTGATCGCCGGGGGATTCGCAACGATGCACCGATCGAACTGCCGCAGTCAGGTGTCGGGTCGCCGGGCTCGGGCGACATGTATCCCAAGGGCGCGTCGATGCTGCACACCATTCGCCAGCTGGTCAACAACGACGAGAAATGGCGCGGCATTCTTCGCGGCTTGAGCCGCACGTTCTATCACCAGGTGGTGTCCGGCCCGCAGGTTGAGGCGTACATCGGCGCGCACGCGGGGATCAAACTCGACAAGGTGTTCGATCAGTACCTGCGCACCACCAAAGTGCCGACACTGGAATACCGGATCGGCGACGGACGACTGAGCTATCGATGGACCGATGTCGTCCCCGGCTTTGCCATGCCGGTGCGGGTGCGGCCCGGCGCCGGGGCGGCGTACGCGCTCATCAAGCCGACGGAGAAGTGGCAGACGGTGAAGACGACACTACCCGACGGAGGGGACATTGTGATCGACCGTAATTTCTATGTGAAGAGCCGGAAGGCGACCACTCCGTAA
- a CDS encoding peroxiredoxin-like family protein, whose translation MRLTLGSPAPGFIVESIGGRRVSSEQLRGRPLLLKFYRFATCPVCNLHMHRFIQEHHLVRDAGLTTIVFYHSPADKLAAAQRDAAPFDLVPDPARTVFGAYGVENGLRGMVSPAVMFDYARALAAGYPPGLFSSDGGITGNPADFIVDAAGRIVLAHYGTQYADSLDAPQVVRAWHALQGESQRLASQPLITV comes from the coding sequence ATGCGCCTCACCCTCGGTTCCCCGGCCCCAGGATTCATCGTCGAGTCGATCGGCGGCCGCCGCGTCTCGAGCGAGCAGCTTCGCGGTCGCCCGCTCCTCCTCAAGTTCTACCGCTTCGCAACGTGCCCCGTCTGCAACCTGCACATGCACCGCTTCATCCAGGAGCATCACCTGGTGCGGGACGCGGGCCTCACCACGATCGTCTTCTACCACTCGCCTGCCGACAAGCTGGCCGCGGCGCAGAGGGATGCGGCGCCGTTTGATCTCGTTCCCGATCCTGCCAGGACCGTCTTCGGGGCGTACGGCGTCGAGAACGGCCTGCGCGGCATGGTGTCGCCCGCGGTGATGTTCGACTACGCCAGGGCCCTCGCCGCCGGGTATCCCCCAGGCCTCTTCTCGAGCGATGGCGGTATCACCGGCAATCCGGCCGACTTCATCGTCGACGCGGCCGGCCGCATCGTGCTGGCCCACTACGGCACGCAGTACGCCGATTCGCTCGACGCGCCGCAGGTCGTGCGCGCGTGGCACGCGCTGCAGGGCGAGTCGCAGCGGCTCGCGTCGCAGCCATTGATCACCGTGTAA
- a CDS encoding ABC transporter permease, producing MRDPDRGTGGIRRYIRFWRPVVDDDVRDELDFHLEMRARDYTQAGSSPDDALLQAHRRLGDLGTVSAWLRDHDNRRLELAERKASMSDLWQDIRMAFRQFRRAPGFAAVAIGTLGLAIGATTAVMSVVDSVLLRPLPFADPGALVQLRPFDKDGSADAISPLDLFDMQRQTTAFTALVPVQGGRSANVVMAGHEAERVNEARVGAGFFDLLGVGASRGRVFHRGEDSASTGKVVVLGYGAWQRLFGADPKVIGATVQIGGASYQVIGVADPQLTFPSHPDLWIPTVYESWETQTDNRGFRELNVIGRLRPGTTLERGRADLSRIMSILATTYPKSDQGYHLGAASLTTTLVGDLRTPLYALLGAVFLVLMIACANVANLLLVRGSVRRGEFAVRTSLGAGRGRLIRQLLTESVILAGAGALVGALLSFVLVRIVVLLGPADLPRADEIHVRLVVLGVAAAIAVLVGIGFGLLPALHTVSSSLGGALRGSGRGSESGGHRARETFVVVEIGLALILLVGAGLLLRSFERLLAVDTGMGSERVVAFDIGLTGPRYRYDIDTRRFTDQVMQQLRRLPGTASVAVAAARPFDRQASFNATSSFKITGRPPVAHEDEPNARVLPVSADYFRTLGIPLVAGRTFTTVEEGPEVAPVVVVNQALVRKYFRDGNALGQQVVLGLSHHVDASPADSFRSRGTIVGIVPDAKLDSLNGTVDPAIYVGYGTLPFTVAMMVRTGGDPDRLFAGVRAAVHSVDHDATVYSYGTIHGDVAASAVRPRFYALILSAFAAIALVIASLGIYGVLSYTVAQRTRELGIRMALGATGGSLLRSVLKGALILTAIGLSIGVAGAAAATRTLRSMLFGVSPLDPAIVIGSVLVLFTMATIAAWLPARRASHVDPNVALRGE from the coding sequence ATGCGTGACCCCGATCGTGGCACCGGCGGGATCCGTCGCTACATCCGCTTCTGGCGGCCGGTGGTCGACGATGATGTACGTGACGAACTCGATTTCCACCTCGAGATGCGCGCCCGCGACTACACGCAGGCCGGCTCGTCGCCCGACGATGCACTCCTGCAGGCGCATCGTCGCCTCGGCGATCTGGGTACCGTGTCGGCGTGGCTCCGCGACCATGACAATAGACGGCTCGAACTCGCCGAGAGGAAGGCTTCGATGAGTGATCTCTGGCAGGATATCAGGATGGCATTCCGGCAATTCCGTCGCGCACCCGGCTTCGCCGCCGTCGCGATCGGAACCCTCGGGCTCGCGATCGGCGCCACCACGGCGGTAATGAGCGTTGTCGACAGTGTCCTTCTTCGACCGCTCCCGTTTGCCGATCCCGGCGCACTGGTGCAGTTGCGGCCGTTCGACAAGGACGGCAGCGCCGATGCGATCTCGCCGCTCGATCTGTTCGACATGCAGCGCCAGACCACGGCATTTACCGCATTGGTGCCGGTGCAGGGAGGACGGAGCGCGAATGTCGTGATGGCGGGTCACGAGGCGGAGCGGGTCAACGAGGCGCGAGTCGGGGCCGGTTTCTTCGATCTCCTCGGGGTCGGCGCGTCGCGAGGCCGAGTCTTCCATCGCGGCGAGGATTCCGCGTCGACGGGGAAGGTCGTGGTCCTCGGGTACGGTGCGTGGCAGCGGCTGTTCGGGGCCGATCCCAAGGTGATCGGCGCGACGGTCCAGATCGGCGGTGCGTCGTACCAGGTCATCGGGGTTGCCGATCCGCAACTCACCTTTCCATCGCATCCCGATCTCTGGATCCCGACCGTCTATGAGTCGTGGGAGACCCAGACCGACAACCGAGGCTTCCGCGAACTGAACGTCATCGGGCGGCTGCGTCCAGGAACGACGCTCGAGCGCGGCCGGGCCGATCTCTCGCGGATCATGTCGATCCTCGCGACCACCTATCCGAAGTCGGATCAGGGCTACCACCTCGGTGCGGCCTCGCTCACCACCACCCTGGTCGGCGACTTGAGAACACCACTGTATGCATTGCTCGGTGCAGTCTTCCTCGTACTGATGATCGCCTGCGCCAACGTGGCGAATCTCCTCCTCGTTCGCGGATCGGTTCGCCGCGGCGAATTTGCAGTCCGCACGTCGCTCGGCGCCGGGCGCGGACGTCTGATCCGGCAGCTGCTCACCGAAAGCGTGATTCTCGCCGGCGCCGGCGCACTCGTCGGCGCGCTGCTCTCGTTTGTGCTGGTGCGAATCGTCGTGCTCCTTGGTCCCGCCGACCTTCCACGCGCCGACGAGATCCACGTGCGACTCGTCGTGCTTGGTGTTGCCGCGGCGATCGCCGTGCTCGTTGGTATCGGCTTCGGCCTCCTCCCGGCACTCCATACCGTGAGTTCGTCGCTCGGCGGCGCGCTCCGCGGCAGCGGGCGAGGATCGGAGTCCGGAGGGCATCGCGCCCGGGAGACTTTTGTCGTCGTGGAAATCGGCCTCGCGCTGATCCTTCTCGTCGGTGCCGGCCTGCTGTTGCGGAGCTTCGAGCGGCTCCTTGCCGTCGACACCGGGATGGGGAGCGAGCGAGTCGTCGCCTTCGATATCGGACTCACCGGTCCGCGCTATCGATACGACATCGACACCCGCCGATTCACCGATCAGGTGATGCAGCAACTGCGGCGCCTCCCAGGTACGGCGAGCGTTGCCGTCGCAGCTGCACGCCCATTCGATCGACAGGCTTCCTTCAATGCCACCAGTTCGTTCAAGATCACGGGTCGTCCTCCGGTGGCGCACGAGGACGAGCCGAATGCGAGAGTTCTCCCGGTTTCGGCGGACTACTTCCGAACGCTGGGAATTCCGCTCGTTGCCGGTCGAACGTTCACCACTGTGGAAGAAGGCCCGGAGGTCGCGCCGGTGGTCGTCGTGAACCAGGCGCTGGTGCGGAAGTATTTCCGTGACGGCAATGCCCTCGGGCAGCAGGTCGTCCTCGGGTTGTCGCACCATGTCGATGCGTCGCCGGCGGATTCCTTTCGTTCGCGCGGGACCATCGTGGGCATCGTCCCCGACGCAAAGCTCGATTCGCTCAACGGGACGGTCGATCCGGCGATCTATGTCGGATATGGAACGCTGCCGTTCACCGTGGCAATGATGGTTCGCACCGGCGGCGATCCTGATCGCCTGTTCGCCGGGGTGCGCGCCGCAGTGCACTCCGTCGACCACGACGCCACGGTCTACTCATACGGAACGATCCACGGCGATGTCGCGGCGTCGGCGGTGCGACCGCGGTTCTACGCCCTGATTCTCAGCGCCTTCGCCGCAATCGCACTGGTCATTGCGTCGCTCGGCATCTACGGCGTCCTCTCGTACACCGTGGCGCAACGGACCCGTGAGCTTGGCATCCGGATGGCGCTCGGCGCAACAGGAGGCTCGCTCCTCCGATCCGTTCTGAAAGGCGCCCTGATACTGACGGCGATCGGTCTCTCCATCGGCGTGGCGGGGGCCGCCGCGGCCACGCGCACCTTGCGCAGCATGCTTTTCGGCGTCTCTCCTCTCGACCCCGCGATCGTGATCGGATCAGTGCTCGTTCTTTTCACGATGGCGACGATCGCCGCATGGCTGCCGGCGCGCCGAGCGTCGCATGTGGACCCCAACGTGGCGCTGCGCGGGGAATAG
- a CDS encoding amidohydrolase family protein — MLARVAVVALAALSAVVPAAAQSLTITNVTIVDVTNGHLRPHMNVVIDGKRITSIDGRSPASPTSGTTLDGTGRYLIPGLWDMHVHAFFTNDTARFHSTSELMLPTFVVNGVTGVRDMGSNLDAILAARDSIAAHQLIGPRMVVAGPMLDGPTSRYQAIIKVTTADDARAAVRKLHDRGVDFIKTQSLVPRAAYFAVAEEVKREGLRFEGHVPNEIRATEAIAAQQHSFEHLLGVFEASTTREDSIVNGGKRDHATILASLSEANEARIIATLAKDHVWQCPTIASDLNTAVDLTSDPGLPFMPHGTVEGWKRTALRGLNAPDTVAAVTRRFAAFELDLNRRLHKAGVPFLAGTDAPAGFDLVPGPSLHHELEWLVAAGFTPLEALQTATINPAMYLGRTRDLGTIDVGKLADLVMLSQNPLADISNTRSVVAVVADGRYYSPADLERMRLHLMDLAAK; from the coding sequence ATGCTCGCTCGCGTTGCCGTTGTCGCGCTCGCAGCGCTCAGCGCGGTTGTGCCTGCCGCGGCCCAGTCGCTCACGATCACCAATGTCACGATTGTCGACGTCACCAACGGGCATCTTCGCCCGCACATGAACGTGGTGATCGATGGGAAGCGGATCACCTCGATCGATGGCCGTTCACCGGCGAGCCCCACTTCGGGCACGACGCTCGACGGCACCGGGAGGTACCTGATCCCCGGGCTCTGGGACATGCACGTTCACGCCTTCTTCACCAACGACACCGCCCGTTTCCACAGCACCAGCGAGCTGATGCTCCCTACGTTCGTCGTCAACGGCGTCACCGGCGTTCGCGACATGGGGAGCAACCTCGATGCAATCCTCGCGGCACGCGACTCGATCGCCGCACATCAGCTGATCGGCCCGCGAATGGTCGTCGCGGGGCCGATGCTCGACGGACCGACGTCGCGATATCAGGCCATCATCAAGGTCACGACTGCTGACGATGCTCGAGCCGCAGTACGCAAGCTGCACGATCGCGGGGTCGACTTCATCAAGACGCAATCGCTGGTACCGCGCGCAGCGTATTTCGCGGTGGCTGAAGAGGTGAAGCGAGAGGGACTTCGATTCGAGGGACACGTTCCCAACGAGATCCGTGCGACCGAGGCGATCGCCGCGCAACAGCACTCCTTCGAGCATCTCCTCGGCGTCTTCGAAGCGAGCACCACGCGGGAGGATTCGATCGTCAATGGCGGCAAGCGCGACCATGCCACGATTCTCGCGTCACTGAGCGAAGCGAATGAAGCACGGATCATCGCGACGCTGGCGAAGGACCATGTGTGGCAATGCCCGACGATCGCTTCGGACCTGAACACGGCGGTCGACCTGACCTCCGATCCCGGTCTTCCGTTCATGCCGCACGGCACGGTCGAGGGGTGGAAGCGGACCGCACTTCGCGGCCTCAACGCGCCAGATACGGTCGCGGCGGTCACCCGCCGCTTTGCGGCGTTCGAACTCGATCTCAACCGGCGGCTTCACAAGGCCGGCGTGCCCTTCCTGGCGGGGACCGATGCGCCGGCGGGATTCGATCTCGTGCCGGGTCCGTCATTGCACCACGAACTCGAATGGCTGGTCGCGGCGGGTTTCACTCCCCTCGAGGCATTGCAGACCGCCACGATCAACCCGGCCATGTACCTCGGCCGCACCCGCGACCTCGGCACCATCGACGTCGGCAAGCTCGCGGACCTGGTGATGCTCTCGCAGAACCCGCTCGCCGACATCAGCAACACGCGAAGCGTCGTCGCGGTGGTCGCCGACGGCCGCTATTACTCGCCAGCGGACCTCGAGCGGATGCGACTGCATCTCATGGACCTTGCCGCGAAATAG